One window from the genome of Dyella sp. A6 encodes:
- the mraY gene encoding phospho-N-acetylmuramoyl-pentapeptide-transferase, with the protein MLLELAEWLARYFTALHLFQYITFRTIMAALTALAISLLLGPGLINKLAALKAGQVVRSDGPQTHLVKAGTPTMGGVMILLAVVVSTLLWGDLHNRYVWTVLAVLVCFGAVGFYDDYKKLVLKDSRGLASRWKYFWQSVFGLAAAVFLYRSAVLPAETALFVPLFKHVAIPLGMFFVVTAYFMVVGFSNAVNLTDGLDGLAIMPTVLVSGALGLFAYLAGNKVFSEYLGIPSIPGAGELSILCGALSGAGLGFLWFNTYPAQVFMGDVGALAIGAALAAIAVIVRQEIVLIVMGGVFVLETVSVMIQVASFKLTGKRVFRMAPIHHHFELKGWPEPRVIVRFWIISVVLVLIGLATLKVR; encoded by the coding sequence ATGCTGCTTGAACTCGCGGAATGGCTGGCGCGCTACTTCACGGCGCTGCACCTGTTCCAGTACATCACCTTCCGCACGATCATGGCCGCGCTGACCGCGCTGGCGATCTCGCTGCTGCTGGGGCCGGGACTTATCAACAAGCTGGCCGCGCTGAAGGCCGGCCAGGTGGTGCGCAGCGACGGCCCGCAGACCCATCTGGTGAAGGCGGGTACGCCGACGATGGGTGGGGTGATGATCCTGCTCGCCGTAGTCGTGTCGACGCTGCTGTGGGGAGACCTGCACAACCGCTATGTCTGGACGGTGCTGGCCGTGCTGGTGTGTTTCGGCGCGGTCGGGTTCTACGACGACTACAAGAAGCTGGTGCTGAAGGACAGCCGTGGGCTGGCATCGCGCTGGAAGTATTTCTGGCAGTCGGTGTTCGGGCTGGCGGCGGCGGTGTTCCTGTATCGATCCGCGGTGCTGCCGGCGGAGACGGCACTGTTCGTGCCGCTGTTCAAGCACGTGGCGATTCCGCTGGGCATGTTCTTCGTGGTGACCGCCTACTTCATGGTGGTGGGCTTCTCGAATGCGGTGAACCTGACTGACGGCCTGGACGGTCTGGCGATCATGCCGACGGTGCTGGTGTCGGGTGCGCTGGGCCTGTTCGCTTACCTGGCCGGCAACAAGGTGTTCTCGGAATACCTGGGCATACCGTCGATACCGGGCGCTGGCGAGTTGTCGATCCTGTGCGGCGCGCTGTCCGGTGCCGGGCTCGGCTTCCTGTGGTTCAACACGTATCCGGCGCAGGTGTTCATGGGCGACGTGGGCGCACTGGCGATCGGTGCCGCACTGGCGGCGATCGCGGTAATCGTGCGGCAGGAAATCGTGCTGATCGTGATGGGCGGCGTATTCGTGCTGGAAACCGTCTCGGTAATGATCCAGGTCGCCAGCTTCAAGCTCACCGGCAAGCGGGTGTTCCGCATGGCGCCGATCCATCACCACTTCGAGCTCAAAGGCTGGCCCGAGCCGCGGGTGATCGTGCGCTTCTGGATCATCAGCGTGGTGCTGGTGCTGATCGGCCTTGCGACGCTGAAGGTGCGCTGA
- a CDS encoding UDP-N-acetylmuramoyl-tripeptide--D-alanyl-D-alanine ligase, translated as MMRLSAIALWTHGRLLGADAEVTGVAIDTRKLKAGDLFAAFKGERVDGHDYLAAAAAAGATAALVSRKVDVDLPQVLVDDVEAALGDLASAVRAQRQARVIGITGSNGKTTVKTLTASILSLHGRTHVNTGSYNNEIGLPLTLLAMPEDTEYAVLEMGAGKPGDIAYLAAIARPDIGLVNIIAPAHLERMGSVEVVAETKGALYQALPADGVAIINADDAFAGSFAGWAGSRRILRFGLEHRADVGADIVEQRADGSVFVLSTPSGDAEVRLGLPGRHNVANALAAASIALALDVPLDVIVKGLERAAPVEGRLRREAMPGGWMLVDDSYNANPSSMAAAVDTLALAAGERWLVMGDMAELGADAHALHAGVGARAREKGIDRLFATGPLSAAAVDAFGAAGEHFADKPTLIEALEKNLHEGVTCLVKGSHSSGMEQVVAELKRHALGEGADNAA; from the coding sequence ATGATGCGCCTGAGCGCGATTGCCCTGTGGACCCATGGCCGCCTGCTCGGCGCCGACGCCGAAGTCACCGGCGTGGCCATCGATACGCGCAAGCTGAAGGCGGGCGACCTGTTCGCCGCGTTCAAGGGCGAACGCGTGGACGGGCACGACTATCTGGCTGCAGCGGCCGCGGCCGGCGCGACGGCCGCACTGGTCTCGCGCAAGGTCGATGTGGATCTGCCGCAGGTGCTGGTCGACGACGTCGAGGCTGCGCTCGGCGACCTGGCCAGCGCGGTGCGCGCGCAGCGTCAGGCGCGGGTCATCGGTATCACCGGCTCCAACGGCAAGACCACGGTCAAGACGCTCACTGCGTCGATTCTGTCGCTGCACGGCCGTACCCATGTCAATACCGGCAGCTACAACAACGAGATCGGCCTGCCGCTGACCCTGCTGGCGATGCCGGAAGACACCGAATACGCGGTGCTGGAGATGGGCGCGGGCAAGCCGGGCGACATCGCTTACCTGGCCGCCATCGCGCGGCCCGATATCGGCCTCGTCAACATCATCGCGCCGGCGCATCTTGAGCGTATGGGCAGCGTGGAAGTCGTGGCCGAGACCAAGGGCGCGCTGTACCAGGCGCTGCCTGCGGATGGTGTGGCCATCATCAATGCGGACGACGCCTTCGCCGGCTCCTTTGCGGGTTGGGCCGGCTCGCGGCGGATCCTGCGCTTCGGCCTGGAGCATCGGGCGGATGTGGGCGCCGACATCGTCGAGCAGCGTGCGGATGGTTCCGTGTTCGTGCTGAGCACGCCGTCGGGCGATGCCGAGGTCCGACTGGGCCTGCCGGGGCGTCATAACGTGGCCAATGCGCTGGCGGCCGCGTCCATCGCGCTTGCGCTGGACGTGCCGCTCGACGTCATCGTCAAGGGGCTCGAGCGTGCAGCGCCGGTCGAGGGTCGGCTGCGTCGCGAGGCGATGCCCGGCGGCTGGATGCTGGTCGATGACAGCTACAACGCGAATCCCAGCTCGATGGCGGCTGCCGTCGACACGCTGGCTCTGGCCGCCGGCGAGCGCTGGCTGGTGATGGGCGACATGGCCGAACTGGGCGCCGATGCGCACGCGCTGCATGCAGGGGTGGGTGCACGTGCACGCGAAAAGGGCATCGACCGGTTGTTCGCCACCGGGCCGCTGAGCGCGGCTGCGGTCGACGCGTTTGGTGCGGCCGGCGAGCACTTCGCCGACAAGCCGACGCTGATCGAGGCACTGGAGAAGAATCTGCACGAGGGCGTGACCTGTCTGGTCAAGGGTTCGCACTCGTCGGGCATGGAACAGGTTGTGGCCGAGCTGAAGCGCCACGCACTAGGGGAGGGCGCCGACAATGCTGCTTGA
- a CDS encoding UDP-N-acetylmuramoyl-L-alanyl-D-glutamate--2,6-diaminopimelate ligase: MNGQRLDQLLHGIADAGVHGDLVVNGLCLDSRRVGTGDAFFALRGSRGHGIDFAQGAAERGARVVLAEAPAGELPPLAVPVLWIDGLHERVGEIAARFFGQPTSGLHVIGVTGTNGKTSTVQLLAQALTFLGHPTATIGTLGAGMHGELREGERTTPDAISVQGLLASFRDAGATHVAMEVSSHALDQGRVSGVAFEAAAFTNLTRDHLDYHGSMQAYGEAKAKLFAWPGLKAAAINVDDAFGHTLAEQLPSGVRALRFSASGTAGADLSAHAITTSAEGIAFELHTPWGTRAIRSALLGRFNVDNLLTVAACLGALGEPFERIIEALESLQPINGRMNRLGGRDGLPLVVVDYAHTPDALEQALSALRAHCEGRLICVFGCGGERDAGKRPQMGAIAERLADLAIVTDDNPRGENGDAIVAQIVAGMTQPGDARVERDRAAAIGQALGMARTGDVVLIAGKGHETYQEGADGKRPFDDMAVAATALDKLPVERHA, from the coding sequence ATGAACGGCCAGCGCCTCGATCAGCTGTTGCATGGGATCGCCGACGCCGGAGTGCACGGCGATCTCGTCGTGAACGGCTTGTGCCTGGATTCGCGCCGGGTGGGCACGGGTGACGCGTTTTTCGCGCTGCGCGGCAGTCGTGGGCATGGCATCGACTTCGCGCAGGGCGCGGCCGAGCGAGGTGCCCGCGTGGTGCTGGCGGAAGCGCCGGCTGGCGAGCTTCCGCCCCTCGCCGTGCCGGTGTTGTGGATCGACGGCCTGCACGAGCGCGTCGGTGAAATCGCCGCCCGTTTCTTCGGCCAGCCGACATCCGGGCTGCACGTCATCGGCGTCACCGGGACCAATGGCAAGACGTCGACGGTACAGCTGCTGGCACAGGCGCTGACCTTCCTGGGCCATCCTACGGCAACCATCGGCACACTCGGGGCCGGCATGCATGGCGAACTGCGCGAGGGCGAACGAACGACGCCGGACGCGATCAGTGTGCAGGGCCTGCTGGCCTCGTTTCGCGATGCCGGTGCCACGCACGTGGCGATGGAGGTGTCGTCGCATGCCCTGGATCAGGGGCGCGTGTCGGGCGTAGCGTTCGAGGCGGCGGCCTTCACCAATCTCACCCGCGATCATCTCGATTATCACGGCAGCATGCAGGCCTATGGCGAAGCCAAGGCCAAGCTGTTCGCCTGGCCGGGCCTGAAGGCGGCGGCGATCAATGTCGACGATGCCTTCGGTCACACCCTGGCGGAACAGCTGCCGTCCGGCGTGCGTGCCCTGCGCTTCAGCGCGTCCGGTACCGCAGGAGCTGACCTTTCGGCGCATGCCATCACTACATCGGCCGAAGGGATTGCCTTCGAACTGCATACGCCGTGGGGAACCCGGGCGATCCGAAGCGCCCTGCTTGGACGCTTCAATGTCGACAATCTGCTCACGGTCGCCGCCTGCCTGGGTGCACTGGGCGAACCGTTCGAGCGCATCATCGAGGCGCTGGAATCGCTGCAGCCGATCAATGGACGCATGAATCGCCTGGGCGGACGCGACGGCCTGCCGCTGGTCGTGGTCGACTACGCCCACACGCCGGATGCGCTGGAGCAGGCGCTGAGCGCATTGCGGGCGCACTGCGAAGGCCGCCTGATCTGCGTGTTCGGCTGCGGTGGCGAGCGCGATGCGGGCAAGCGTCCGCAGATGGGCGCGATCGCCGAACGCCTGGCCGACCTGGCGATCGTCACCGACGACAACCCGCGTGGCGAGAATGGCGATGCCATCGTGGCGCAGATCGTGGCTGGCATGACCCAACCTGGCGATGCACGCGTCGAGCGCGATCGTGCCGCCGCGATCGGTCAGGCACTCGGCATGGCGCGCACGGGCGACGTGGTGCTGATTGCCGGCAAGGGACACGAGACCTATCAGGAAGGTGCCGACGGCAAGCGCCCGTTCGACGACATGGCGGTGGCTGCCACCGCGCTGGACAAACTTCCTGTGGAGCGACACGCATGA